A single Oncorhynchus mykiss isolate Arlee chromosome 24, USDA_OmykA_1.1, whole genome shotgun sequence DNA region contains:
- the LOC110503709 gene encoding mitogen-activated protein kinase kinase kinase kinase 5 isoform X1: MDSQNRAALDISTRNPQEDFEILLRVGGGTYGEVYKARNKQNGELAAIKVIKMEPEEDFSVIQQEIVIVKSCKHRNIVAYYGSYIRANTLSICMEFCGGGSLQDVYHVTGPLSELQIAFVCREMLQGLDYLHGQKKIHRDIKGANILLNDLGEVKLADFGISAQITATLARRMSFIGTPYWMAPEVAAVAIKGGYNELCDVWSVGITAIELAELQPPLFDVHPLRVLFLMSKSGYQPPKLKEKAKWSSIFYNFVKAMLIRNTKKRPSASKMLTHLFLTQPCLRQDLILDLLEKLRHPEKLKPSLPSEEEDVEVVVPGSLRRIYSINRHNQAERTNSDISLEQLYTRRPVKTASPEAMVRSTVQWHTLGSTGSDKSLIRDQCMDSDDDYDDVDIPTVCTRSVTIPRDDIPPPLPPKPKVCHSSEEIVTGEDERGQTLHSLYVPSPLLRTSSATHTRPVPRPRSQRNVNSDPVSFPLHITDRPADLQPPELPPKKDRRRRQPPQDPVECASPVLKKPPVYFKKVFHGCPLKVNCSTSWDHPTTKDHHLILGADEGIYTLNLNSSEATMELLYPGKCSWVYTISNVLMSISGKSSQLHSHLLKELCEQARKEQRMVALPTHRLLPRKFSVSCKIPDTKGCKTCSVASNVQQGCVFLCCALETSVVLLQWYEPMHKFMLIKHFDFPLPSPLRVFEMMVAPQQEYPLVCIGVHRGPSPEQPIKLDNMNLNSNTSWFTNTGLESRCPDTVQVNQLDCNTLLVLIENSVHIVDLEGVQRSHRIIQAETTFTFDVEAVVYFENTLLAVWRHGWQRRGEGPYVLQEITDPKKTFRLVGSDRIVVMETRQSEDNSGLCNLYILEIAENYVPVP; this comes from the exons GCTCGGAACAAGCAGAACGGGGAGCTGGCGGCCATCAAGGTCATCAAGATGGAGCCAG AGGAGGACTTCTCAGTAATCCAGCAGGAGATCGTCATAGTGAAAAGCTGCAAGCACCGCAACATTGTGGCCTACTATGGCAGCTATATACG GGCCAACACGCTGTCGATCTGCATGGAGTTCTGTGGAGGAGGCTCTCTCCAGGATGtctaccatg tgACCGGACCTCTCTCTGAGCTTCAGATTGCATTTGTCTGCAGGGAGATGTTGCAG GGTCTGGATTACTTACATGGCCAGAAGAAGATTCACAGAGACATAAAG GGTGCCAACATCCTCCTGAACGACCTTGGAGAGGTGAAGCTAG CGGACTTTGGGATTTCGGCACAGATCACGGCTACTCTGGCACGGCGGATGTCCTTCATCGGGACTCCTTACTG GATGGCGCCAGAGGTGGCTGCCGTGGCGATAAAGGGGGGTTACAACGAGCTGTGTGACGTGTGGTCTGTAGGAATCACTGCTATCGAGCTGGCTGAGCTGCAGCCCCCATTGTTCGATGTGCACCCACTAAG GGTGCTGTTCCTCATGTCCAAAAGTGGCTACCAACCTCCTAAACTAAAGGAAAAGGCCAAATG GTCCTCGATTTTCTATAACTTTGTCAAGGCAATGCTGATCAGGAACACTAAGAAGAGACCCAGTGCCTCAAAGATGCTGACA CACCTGTTTCTGACCCAGCCGTGTCTGAGACAGGATCTGATCTTGGATCTGCTGGAGAAGCTGCGTCACCCTGAGAAACTGAAGCCCTCGCTGCCATCTGAGGAGGAAGATGTGGAG GTTGTGGTACCCGGCTCCCTGAGAAGGATCTACTCCATTAACAGACACAACCAGGCAGAGAGAACCAACTCTGACATCAGCT tgGAGCAGCTCTACACCAGGAGGCCAGTAAAGACAGCCTCACCAGAAGCaatg GTACGGTCTACAGTGCAGTGGCACACACTGGGATCCACTGGCAGCGACAAGAGCCTAATTAG AGACCAATGCATGGACTCAGATGATGACTATGATGACGTGGACAT TCCGACCGTCTGCACCAGAAG TGTAACAATCCCACGAGATGACATCCCACCCCCACTCCCTCCTAAG CCCAAAGTTTGTCACAGTTCAGAGGAGATTGTAACAGGAGAGGACGAACGTGGCCAGACACTTCACTCCCTCTACGTCCCCTCGCCCCTCCTCCGGACCTCTAGTGCCACCCACACACGCCCCGTCCCCCGTCCGCGCTCCCAGCGAAACGTCAACTCCG ACCCTGTTTCCTTCCCATTACACATAACAGACAGACCAGCGGACCTCCAACCACCTGAGTTGCCCCCCAAGAAAGACAGGAGAAGGAGACAGCCCCCCCAG GATCCAGTTGAATGTGCCAGCCCTGTGCTGAAGAAACCTCCA GTGTACTTTAAGAAAGTATTCCATGGCTGTCCGTTGAAAGTGAATTGTTCAACGTCGTGGGACCATCCGACAACTAAAGACCACCACCTGATCCTGGGAGCAGACGAGGGGATCTACACCCTCAACCTGAACAGCTCAGAGGCCACCATGGAGCTG CTCTATCCAGGAAAGTGCAGCTGGGTTTACACCATTAGTAATGTCCTCATGTCAATATCAG GTAAGTCATCCCAGCTCCATTCTCACTTACTGAAGGAGCTGTGTGAGCAGGCCCGAAAGGAGCAGCGAATGGTGGCCTTGCCAACCCACAGACTATTGCCTAG GAAGTTTTCTGTGTCATGTAAGATACCGGACACCAAAGGCTGCAAGACCTGCTCAGTGG CCAGTAATGTGCAGCagggctgtgtgttcctgtgcTGTGCCCTGGAGACCAGTGTGGTGCTCCTGCAGTGGTACGAGCCCATGCATAAGTTCATGCTCATCAAA CACTTTGACTTCCCCCTGCCCAGTCCCCTGCGTGTGTTTGAGATGATGGTGGCACCGCAGCAGGAGTACCCTCTAGTGTGTATTGGGGTACACAGGGGTCCCAGTCCTGAGCAGCCCATTAAACTGGACAACATGAACCTCAACTCCAACACCTCTTGGTTCACCAACACTGGCTTAG aGAGCCGGTGTCCTGACACAGTGCAGGTGAACCAGCTGGACTGTAACACTCTGCTGGTGCTCATTGAGA ATTCAGTACATATTGTGGACCTGGAGGGGGTGCAGAGGAGCCACCGGATAATTCAAGCTGAGACTACTTTCACTTTTGATGTGGAAGCTGTAg TGTATTTTGAGAACACTCTGCTGGCTGTGTGGCGTCATggctggcagaggagaggagagggcccaTACGTACTGCAGGAGATCACAGACCCCAAGAAGACTTTCCGTCTAGTGGGATCAGACCG GATAGTTGTCATGGAGACAAGGCAGAGTGAGGACAATTCGGGGCTCTGTAACCTGTACATCCTGGAGATTGCGGAGAACTATGTCCCAGTACCTTGA
- the LOC110503709 gene encoding mitogen-activated protein kinase kinase kinase kinase 5 isoform X2, which produces MEPEEDFSVIQQEIVIVKSCKHRNIVAYYGSYIRANTLSICMEFCGGGSLQDVYHVTGPLSELQIAFVCREMLQGLDYLHGQKKIHRDIKGANILLNDLGEVKLADFGISAQITATLARRMSFIGTPYWMAPEVAAVAIKGGYNELCDVWSVGITAIELAELQPPLFDVHPLRVLFLMSKSGYQPPKLKEKAKWSSIFYNFVKAMLIRNTKKRPSASKMLTHLFLTQPCLRQDLILDLLEKLRHPEKLKPSLPSEEEDVEVVVPGSLRRIYSINRHNQAERTNSDISLEQLYTRRPVKTASPEAMVRSTVQWHTLGSTGSDKSLIRDQCMDSDDDYDDVDIPTVCTRSVTIPRDDIPPPLPPKPKVCHSSEEIVTGEDERGQTLHSLYVPSPLLRTSSATHTRPVPRPRSQRNVNSDPVSFPLHITDRPADLQPPELPPKKDRRRRQPPQDPVECASPVLKKPPVYFKKVFHGCPLKVNCSTSWDHPTTKDHHLILGADEGIYTLNLNSSEATMELLYPGKCSWVYTISNVLMSISGKSSQLHSHLLKELCEQARKEQRMVALPTHRLLPRKFSVSCKIPDTKGCKTCSVASNVQQGCVFLCCALETSVVLLQWYEPMHKFMLIKHFDFPLPSPLRVFEMMVAPQQEYPLVCIGVHRGPSPEQPIKLDNMNLNSNTSWFTNTGLESRCPDTVQVNQLDCNTLLVLIENSVHIVDLEGVQRSHRIIQAETTFTFDVEAVVYFENTLLAVWRHGWQRRGEGPYVLQEITDPKKTFRLVGSDRIVVMETRQSEDNSGLCNLYILEIAENYVPVP; this is translated from the exons ATGGAGCCAG AGGAGGACTTCTCAGTAATCCAGCAGGAGATCGTCATAGTGAAAAGCTGCAAGCACCGCAACATTGTGGCCTACTATGGCAGCTATATACG GGCCAACACGCTGTCGATCTGCATGGAGTTCTGTGGAGGAGGCTCTCTCCAGGATGtctaccatg tgACCGGACCTCTCTCTGAGCTTCAGATTGCATTTGTCTGCAGGGAGATGTTGCAG GGTCTGGATTACTTACATGGCCAGAAGAAGATTCACAGAGACATAAAG GGTGCCAACATCCTCCTGAACGACCTTGGAGAGGTGAAGCTAG CGGACTTTGGGATTTCGGCACAGATCACGGCTACTCTGGCACGGCGGATGTCCTTCATCGGGACTCCTTACTG GATGGCGCCAGAGGTGGCTGCCGTGGCGATAAAGGGGGGTTACAACGAGCTGTGTGACGTGTGGTCTGTAGGAATCACTGCTATCGAGCTGGCTGAGCTGCAGCCCCCATTGTTCGATGTGCACCCACTAAG GGTGCTGTTCCTCATGTCCAAAAGTGGCTACCAACCTCCTAAACTAAAGGAAAAGGCCAAATG GTCCTCGATTTTCTATAACTTTGTCAAGGCAATGCTGATCAGGAACACTAAGAAGAGACCCAGTGCCTCAAAGATGCTGACA CACCTGTTTCTGACCCAGCCGTGTCTGAGACAGGATCTGATCTTGGATCTGCTGGAGAAGCTGCGTCACCCTGAGAAACTGAAGCCCTCGCTGCCATCTGAGGAGGAAGATGTGGAG GTTGTGGTACCCGGCTCCCTGAGAAGGATCTACTCCATTAACAGACACAACCAGGCAGAGAGAACCAACTCTGACATCAGCT tgGAGCAGCTCTACACCAGGAGGCCAGTAAAGACAGCCTCACCAGAAGCaatg GTACGGTCTACAGTGCAGTGGCACACACTGGGATCCACTGGCAGCGACAAGAGCCTAATTAG AGACCAATGCATGGACTCAGATGATGACTATGATGACGTGGACAT TCCGACCGTCTGCACCAGAAG TGTAACAATCCCACGAGATGACATCCCACCCCCACTCCCTCCTAAG CCCAAAGTTTGTCACAGTTCAGAGGAGATTGTAACAGGAGAGGACGAACGTGGCCAGACACTTCACTCCCTCTACGTCCCCTCGCCCCTCCTCCGGACCTCTAGTGCCACCCACACACGCCCCGTCCCCCGTCCGCGCTCCCAGCGAAACGTCAACTCCG ACCCTGTTTCCTTCCCATTACACATAACAGACAGACCAGCGGACCTCCAACCACCTGAGTTGCCCCCCAAGAAAGACAGGAGAAGGAGACAGCCCCCCCAG GATCCAGTTGAATGTGCCAGCCCTGTGCTGAAGAAACCTCCA GTGTACTTTAAGAAAGTATTCCATGGCTGTCCGTTGAAAGTGAATTGTTCAACGTCGTGGGACCATCCGACAACTAAAGACCACCACCTGATCCTGGGAGCAGACGAGGGGATCTACACCCTCAACCTGAACAGCTCAGAGGCCACCATGGAGCTG CTCTATCCAGGAAAGTGCAGCTGGGTTTACACCATTAGTAATGTCCTCATGTCAATATCAG GTAAGTCATCCCAGCTCCATTCTCACTTACTGAAGGAGCTGTGTGAGCAGGCCCGAAAGGAGCAGCGAATGGTGGCCTTGCCAACCCACAGACTATTGCCTAG GAAGTTTTCTGTGTCATGTAAGATACCGGACACCAAAGGCTGCAAGACCTGCTCAGTGG CCAGTAATGTGCAGCagggctgtgtgttcctgtgcTGTGCCCTGGAGACCAGTGTGGTGCTCCTGCAGTGGTACGAGCCCATGCATAAGTTCATGCTCATCAAA CACTTTGACTTCCCCCTGCCCAGTCCCCTGCGTGTGTTTGAGATGATGGTGGCACCGCAGCAGGAGTACCCTCTAGTGTGTATTGGGGTACACAGGGGTCCCAGTCCTGAGCAGCCCATTAAACTGGACAACATGAACCTCAACTCCAACACCTCTTGGTTCACCAACACTGGCTTAG aGAGCCGGTGTCCTGACACAGTGCAGGTGAACCAGCTGGACTGTAACACTCTGCTGGTGCTCATTGAGA ATTCAGTACATATTGTGGACCTGGAGGGGGTGCAGAGGAGCCACCGGATAATTCAAGCTGAGACTACTTTCACTTTTGATGTGGAAGCTGTAg TGTATTTTGAGAACACTCTGCTGGCTGTGTGGCGTCATggctggcagaggagaggagagggcccaTACGTACTGCAGGAGATCACAGACCCCAAGAAGACTTTCCGTCTAGTGGGATCAGACCG GATAGTTGTCATGGAGACAAGGCAGAGTGAGGACAATTCGGGGCTCTGTAACCTGTACATCCTGGAGATTGCGGAGAACTATGTCCCAGTACCTTGA
- the LOC110503711 gene encoding WD repeat-containing protein 20, which translates to MPVAPIFIVVSIIISRSKFQFPVRLVSRLLKMAGDGGALKDINEIKSQFRTREGFYKLLTLSDSQQRGGLPRGLSAGTTVGPGGGPGSIPGGGLGLVQGPGAASSSSAAANSSPAGFLPPVRVSMVKLQPEDPSEESERVCFNIGRELYFYTYTNIKKAVDLSKPIDKRIYKGTQPTCHDFNQYSATADSVALIVGFSAGQVQYLDPIKKETSKLFNEERMIDKSKVTCLKWLPKSENLFLASYASGHLYLYNVEHPCGTAAPQYSLLRQGEGFAVYSCKTKTPRNPLLRWAVGDGGLNEFAFSPDGVHVACVGQDGCLRVFHFDSMELQGVMKSYFGGLLCVSWSPDGKYLATGGEDDLVTVWSFAESRVVARGHGHKSWVNVVAFDPFTTSLEDEEPMELSGSEEDLQQGPLHFGRVRTSSTLSRLSRHSSKGGSPSVTYRFGSVGQDTQFCLWDLTDDVLYPRLPLSRALTNTFGPTIPPSVSSTINNTTGGGVIGGVEGHHHPTTNPHQPPPMPLPLPRSLSRSNSLPHPAVANVSKGQSTTEGGGGSGGGNATPFSIGRFATLSLQERKSDKSGGSGVGGEKEHKRYHSLGNISKSNDKINVAPRSSRLDAAKVLGTTLCPRMHEVPLLEPLVCKKIAHERLTVLVFMDDCIITACQEGLICTWARPGKVNLTAQNGNSPSGTVV; encoded by the exons ATGCCCGTCGCTCCCATTTTCATTGTAGTTTCGATAATTATTTCCAGGTCAAAATTTCAGTTTCCTGTGCGGCTTGTTAGTAGGCTACTAAAAATGGCCGGTGATGGAGGCGCTCTGAAGGATATCAATGAGATTAAATCCCAGTTCAGGACTAGAGAGGGTTTTTACAAACTGCTGACCCTCTCGGATTCACAACAACGAGGCGGACTACCTCGGGGTCTGTCCGCAGGTACCACGGTGGGCCCCGGGGGTGGACCGGGTTCGATACCCGGTGGTGGTTTAGGTCTGGTGCAGGGGCCCGGAGCTGCCTCCTCCTCCAGTGCCGCAGCCAACTCCTCTCCGGCGGGCTTCCTCCCTCCTGTCAGGGTCTCCATGGTGAAGCTTCAACCGGAGGACCCGAGTGAAGAATCCGAGAGAGTGTGTTTTAACATCGGAAGAGAGCTTTATTTCTACACTTACACAAATATCAAGAAG GCTGTGGACCTCAGTAAACCCATAGACAAGCGTATCTACAAGGGCACCCAGCCCACCTGCCATGACTTCAATCAGTACTCTGCCACAGCAGACAGTGTGGCCCTCATTGTGGGCTTCTCAGCAGGCCAGGTTCAATACCTGGACCCCATTAAGAAGGAGACAAGCAAGCTCTTCAATGAggag AGGATGATAGACAAGTCCAAGGTGACCTGTCTGAAATGGCTGCCCAAGTCCGAGAACCTGTTCCTGGCCTCTTACGCCAGTggccacctctacctctacaatGTGGAGCACCCGTGTGGCACCGCCGCCCCACAGTACTCCCTGCTCCGCCAGGGCGAAGGCTTTGCAGTCTATTCCTGCAAGACGAAGACGCCCCGAAACCCGCTGCTGCGCTGGGCCGTGGGCGATGGAGGCCTCAACGAGTTTGCCTTCTCGCCAGACGGTGTGCATGTGGCGTGTGTGGGCCAGGACGGCTGCCTGCGCGTCTTCCACTTTGACTCCATGGAGCTGCAGGGCGTGATGAAGAGCTACTTCGGCGGCCTGCTGTGCGTCTCCTGGAGCCCCGACGGCAAATACCTGGCCACAGGCGGTGAGGACGACCTGGTGACGGTATGGTCGTTCGCAGAGAGCCGCGTGGTGGCCCGGGGACATGGCCACAAGTCCTGGGTGAACGTGGTGGCCTTTGACCCCTTCACCACCAGCCTGGAGGACGAGGAGCCCATGGAGCTGAGCGGCAGCGaggaggacctacagcaggggCCGCTGCACTTTGGCCGCGTGCGCACGAGCAGCACGCTGTCACGCCTCTCCCGCCACAGCTCCAAGGGAGGCTCGCCCTCCGTCACCTACCGCTTCGGCTCGGTGGGCCAGGACACCCAGTTCTGTCTGTGGGACCTGACAGATGACGTGTTGTACCCGAGGCTGCCCCTGTCCCGTGCCCTCACCAACACCTTCGgccccaccatccctccctcggTCAGCAGCACCATCAACAACACTACAGGTGGAGGGGTCATAGGAGGGGTTGAGggccaccaccaccccaccactaACCCCCACCAGCCACCCCCCATGCCCCTGCCACTCCCCCGCTCCCTGTCGCGCTCCAACTCCCTCCCCCACCCCGCCGTGGCCAACGTCTCTAAGGGCCAGAGCACGACGGAGGGCGGAGGAGGGAGCGGAGGGGGCAACGCCACCCCCTTCAGTATCGGCCGCTTCGCCACGCTCTCTCTGCAGGAGCGTAAATCAGACAAGTCTGGAGGGAGCGGCGTGGGCGGGGAGAAGGAGCACAAGCGCTACCATAGCCTGGGAAACATCAGCAAGAGCAACGACAAGATCAACGTAGCGCCACGCAGCAGTCGCCTGGACGCCGCCAAGGTCCTGGGCACCACGCTGTGTCCGCGGATGCACGAGGTGCCCCTGCTGGAGCCCCTGGTGTGTAAGAAGATCGCCCACGAGAGACTGACCGTGCTGGTGTTCATGGACGACTGCATCATCACCGCGTGCCAGGAGGGCCTCATCTGCACCTGGGCACGGCCGGGTAAAGTG AACTTGACAGCACAGAACGGGAACTCGCCCAGTGGCACGGTGGTATAG